The genome window ATAAGAAGTATCAAACTTAGTAAGAATCGCAAGCACGATATTCTGTATGTTAGATCTTCGGTTTTCCAAGTTCTTTAGATCTTCAGTCTTGTTGCATGAATCCCAACAACACCTTTTTCGCTTCAACCATCGCTCAATTTCGTTCTCTAGGGTTTCTTAGCCATCATGTCCCTTTTATAGGCATTTTTAGGGTTTCAAAGTTGGTACCAATCGTACCTTCATTTAAAGGGTACATCTCGTACTAACATGTATATACGAGACCCCCTAGGGTTTTGACTTCTATGGCGGGGCTCAGTTCTTTTGTCATCTTCTGGTATGAGTGATACTCCAATTCTTCCGTACGGGCCGTATCAGGCTTCTTATCCagctttttcattcttttctgTTAATCTCGTCTTCAACCTTGAGAACCCTTTAAttaagcttcaagacctgcaaaaCATCAAAGTACAAACAATAAACCAATTCTAGGTGAATTTGCAATAAACAACTATAAATATGGGGGTTTTAGGCATTGAAATCTATGTGTTCTTTCAGACACATCAGGATCAGCGGTAATCTATCGTAACTACCTACAAATTCCCGACCATatatttgatttaccattttcattcTTATTAGTTTTTGTCAGAAACCGTCATAATTTCTTCAGTAATTTTTGACAGATTGCTCCAATTAGTATTTGTCCGCCGATGATACTCATTTGCCTAGTTGTGTAAGACaaatttctttatttatttttttttcttaccCTTTCTCATGGTgatgttgtgtgtatatttttttctttttttttttcttacccTTTCTCATGGAGGCCCataaaaacttgttttttttaagCCCAAGCAAATATGTCCATAATTAAGAAAAATTAAAGGCTTAGACGCTTAGGCCTCTGTTTTAAGATTGCCTTAAAGCTTAAACTAACCAGCCACAACAATTCATTCAGCAGTCGAaattaaagataaataaattaaaatattattatgAAAAATAATAGAAACATTAAACGATGAATAAACTGTTATTATAGAATAAATAAATGCTTcgaaatatattataaaaaataaataaacacttAAAAAAATTTGGATCACTATTAACCAAGCCTCTTGAttcatatataaataaataaataaaatataatacaatacaatacagggTGGCgaagttaaatttttttttaaattaacgaACGCAAAGTATTAGTAAAATTAAATTAAacgaaaaataaaatattattaaataataaataaatccTTATAAGATAGaacaaaaaataaacacttaGTGGGaatgttcggttatagtctggttttataaaaacgttttaaaacctagttcactataaccagtggctctgataccaaactgttgCGGAATCTACCGCgagacgtgtgacgtaccaggatctagacactaatcacattgaactaacatCACAAGAACGGAATCAATATGAAAAGTgcatttcaaaaacattttaattcAAACCATTAatcgttcagcggaagcataaatcattgtTTAACCGATTCAGCATCGTTCGGTAaagaaaacataaacaaacatcaAATGATTTCGCGAGTAACATGACCCATGACGACACCGGCTTCCCAGACTGCAAGTTCCAATTCGATGCATCTaaggacctgcaagcatgcagaaaaaatGTATCAGcataaagctggcgagttcacagttttgtttaaCGCAAAGTTGGTAAATGTTTAGTTTAAAGACATGCCAATAATAAACTCGATACCGAAGTGACGTCTGATTGTTTGCCCTCATCAATGTCTATCAACATTCACTACAAgaacctttagcggcgacaggcGTCGCCGGTATTGACCActtttgtcgccgctattgacctttagcggcgacatgtcgTCGGTATTGCTCGGTCGCTATTGACCGGTTGTCGCCGGTAAAGACCTTTGTCGCCGGTATTGATCCTTCACTTTTAGCGACGACAATTGCCGGTATTGACCTTGGTCGGTAAAGGTTGAAAGGTAATAGCGGCGACTgttgtcgccgctaaaagtctgttttttttaaatacagCAGCTGTATATACAGCTGCCCAACCAGTTTTACAGCCGAAAAAACAAAACCTGCCTATTTTCAAACAACGCAAGCATACGCCATGAACATAATCAACATATACTAAAGGTAATATACTTAAAAACTACGTTTAAGTCGTACATTATATCCTACAACGTTTAATTAAATCCAAAGCATACATTAAAAACAAGTCACTCATCGTCATCGTTATCGTTGGGTTCATCGTCGGATTCATTATCGAATAAGTTGTCAGAATCGTAGTCTTTtgactttccttttccttttccttgtgaAGCAAGATAGTTGTTAAGTTGGTTCAAAAATGACGGGGTTTGGAACAAGCTGTTAACAAAATCCTACAATAATAGATAGCAAAACGTATATTAGCATATTAATTAACGCtaccaacatatatttaacaaggaAACATGCGTTCGTTTGTCATTTTATAAATTGCGTAGTTAACCTCGGAAAAGGGTTCTTGCGTCCGAGCTTGCGAAGACGACATGTTAGATGACGAGTGCGAGGACGTGTTGGAAGAAGGTTTAGGCCCCATCCCGCGGTACCATCCTCGCCGCTCTCCCAACGCTTCTTGATACGGGGCAATTGGAGGACCATCGCCGCTCCATTCATCTGTGGCCCGTTGTATGTTCCGCTGTATTTTACGAAGATGattaaatatatatgtgtgtgtatatatatatatatatttgttatagaaaataatacttaaaagaaATACTTACGTAATTTTGTTCAGCAACCGGATCAACCCAATTCCCTTGATTGTCCGTGTGGGTTTTAGCATACGTAGGTACCCAATCCAAATTCTGTTTAACATTACACTTAGATTAgacattaaataaacaaaagcttacacgcacgcacacatacataaaacattacatttttatagGCGGTGCTACCGTACGAAGATGCCCCCCACGGTATGGGAATTGTTGTTTATCGCGTACTTTTTTGTTGGCCTtgctttttttaatataattttctTGCCGGAAACCTTCGATGGTTCTCAACCAGTTTTCATAGGGCATATCCACGGGATGGTATGCCCTTGCACTCTCAAGATCATCGTAACCTCCCTGGCTATCAAATAATTGTCTAGCTTCATACTTGCGGTCATTGTATCGCTTCATAAGCACAGTCCTTATACCACCCTTCAAGTTTTTCGCGTCATAATCACGCTCCACTTCATCAAGATTGAGATTTtcctacaaattaaataaaaaagttaaaatatcGTATATAAATTAGATTTGCATGTGCTATAAAATTTTATGCATATAACTTATTTACCCGTAAGTGGTTCATGACGGCATCCTTGTAATGTTGTTCAACAGCATCCCATCCAATTTTATCAAATGGGATGGCCCGCCACATATACATGCCGGCCTCCCTTGAAAACATGTCTCTTGATTTACCAACAGGGGTAAACGTGACCTGTCGATCAAACGTAAGCGACACAGGCCCCCCCGCTTTTACTAGACACCGTCGTTCTCGTTTCTAGCTTTCCCCCTAACCTTCTTTGGGGGAACCGgtgcaattaaaacaaaaataattagtaacgacatttataatatataaaatataaggactacaaaataatttagtaaaaGACTTACCGTCTGTCTCGTGTGTGCCACGAATCCCACCAGGAGGAAGTGGTGGATCACCAGCGCCGTCACCCCCATGTCCCCAGGGGGCCACATCGGCCATCAAATAAACGAATATCAGCAATACCGAAAACATAATCCCTATAAAGTTACAAATGTTACAGCATGTATATCTAATAGAAATTAAGGGAAAGTACAACAAGTGTAactcaaattcaaataaatatttcaaacaagTGTTTATCAATTACAAATCAATATAAATTACAGTAACTTTTCTTTTAGTCAGACTCCACATAATCGGGATCATCCTCATCACAATCAGCCTCGACCTCATCACAATCAGTCTCGACCTCAAACACTTCATCGACGGTAGTCGTTGGGGGATCAACTTCAATTGAAGGCTCACCCGCAGTAACATGAGAAGATCCAATTTGAAAGTATTGGGTCAAGTCAATGACAAGTGGACAGTCAGATGAAGAGTTGTTGTCGACAACGTCATTATCTTCTAAGCCTTTGTCAACATTTTGAACCTTATTGACACGGTCATCATCACTTAATGGCCGATCCCAAATTCTTCGATGATTAACATTTTCGACTACCCACCtatgtttgtttttttggtttcgAGACGTTTCTTGGATGAAGAACACTTGTTTGGCTTGCGAAGCAAATATGAGTTGATCGTCTTTGTCCCATTCACGTTCAGTGCTTATACTGGTGATATTATTGTCATGGTTTACACCCCTTCGAGTATCAAACCACTTGCACCAAAATAGGACAGTGGAATAATTATTTGTATAACGCAACTCAATAATTTCTTCTAATTGGCCATAAAATTTCACACCGTTCTCTCCAACCACTTCCACCCCAGAGTTTTGCGTTGTGCATTTTGCATCACGTTCAAGTGTCTTAAACCTAACACAGTTGACTATACAAGCAGTGTAAGTGTATGCAGTCATTTTCGCACAAATTGAAAGAGCATACAACTCCGGGTGGAATTCTGGAGAATTTTGTGTTTTCATCGAATGGACCTAACAAATATAGAGTAATAATGTTTGTTATATATGTATTACCTAGCAAGTGTAGAGTAATGAGTGTTATGTATGTATTATACCTTATGGAGAAACCATCCCGGAAATTTGGTTTTAAGATCATCTTGGGGATGTGTATGTTTGAATTCACTACATTGATGACAAATATAAGAAAGGAATGAAAAATACCAATTAACAGATTATGAAAAGTTAAAGATAGAAGCACTCACTTCATGTACTCCCTAACTTCTGCGCAATTTTCGAGGACAAACCATTCCATCTTGCTTTTTTCGATGAATGATAGATATTTGTCCTTTGTTGCGCCAACAGGACGACATTTGGACTCAAACACCCATAACTTTCTTTTTTCAACAACGACATCAGCGTTTCTATCTGGGCGATTGAACTTAGTCTGAACATCTTTAAGGTACATTGAACAAAATGTTAGAGCTTCTTCAAACACATAAGGCCTTGCCGGGTTTTTGACATAGTTCTTTAGTTTTTTCATGTACCTTTCAAATGGATACATCCATCTAAAAGCTACTGGACCTCATGCAATCGCTTCATCAGGTAAATGCACAAGTAAATGAACCATAATGTCAAAAAACGCAGGTGGATAGATCATCTCTAACTTGCATAAGATGGTAACAATGTCATCCTTTGCTTTCTTCATATCATCCACCGATAGTGTTCTAGAGCAAAGTTGCTTAAAGAACATACAAAGGTCTACTATTGGTGTAGATGTATCTTTAGTCAAAAGCCCTCTAACCCCAATCGGTATCAAACGttgcatgaggatatgacagtcATAAGATTTCAACCCGGTAATGTTAGCATTGTTATCTGTCACCCTCTTACTGATATTAGATCCAAACCCATTTGGtaatttaacattttttataaacTGACAAAAAAGTTTTCGATCATCGGACTTGAATCAGTACTTTGGGTGGGGACTTAAGAACTTGCCACCCGATTGTTTCAGCCATTGTGTCGGCCGAATGTTTAGTTTTTCCAAGTCGGACCGCGCATTTGGCGTGTCTTTGCTCTTATCGTTCATTAGAAGAGTACCGAGCAAGCTGTCGCACACATTTTTCTCTATATGCATTACATCTAAGTTATGTTTCAGCTGCAGAGAAGACCAATACTCAAGGTCAAAAAATATGCTTCTTTTGGACCAGTTCAACTCGAAATCTGACCGGGTTATCCTCCCACCTCCAAAATCTGGATGCTTGCCTGGTAGACGATTAATTAAACGACCGAGTTGAGCTTCTATGTCAGCTGGGCTAAACTGCCTCGGAGGGTCTCGTGTCTCGGGTCTCCCGTTAAAGTCGAGACTTGTTCTCCAAGGATGGTTGGCTTCTAAGAACCGGCGATGACCAACATAAGCACATTTACCAGTTACACGTATTGAAGGAATGTCTTGGTTACAAGTTGGGCATGCCATGTAGCCTTGTCCGCTCCAACCTGATAGACTACTACGGGCTGGAAAGTCATTTATGGTCCATAACAACGCCGCCTTCATTGTGAAGTATGTGTTTGTTGCTGCGTCTTTAGTACGTACACCTGTCTGCCACAATTGCTTAAGCTCATCCACTAACGGTCTAAGGAAAACGTCCATGTCTTTCCCCGGTGATTTAGGACCAGGAATCAACAAGGTCAACATGAATGTGGACTCTCGCATGCATAGCCAGGGAGGCAGATTATATGTGGTGAGTATAACCGGCCACGTGCTATGAGTCGAGGATCCACTACCGTTGATAAAGGGATTAAAACCGTCAGCTGCAAGCCCTAAGCGAACATTTCGTGGCTCCATCGCGAAGTTTGGGTACTTTTTATCAAAGTCTTGCCATGCAGATCCATCAACTGGATGACGCATAGTCCCATCTTCCGATCGTCCGGTACTATGCCATATCATATCTTTCGCTGTGTGCCTTGAACAATACAAACGTCGTAGTCTAGGCGTCAAAGGAAAGTATCGTAACACCTTACGAGCCACCTTCGTGCCTTTTGTGTCTTTATCGACCCATCGTCTCTCATTACAAACGGGACAATTTTGCAAGGACTCGTTTTCTTTCCAAAAGAGAGCACAATCATTTGTGCACACATCTATCATCTCATATACCAAACCAATCTTCTTAAATGTCTTCTTAGCTACATAATACGAAGGGGGAATCTTGTTGCCTTCTGGCATTGACTCTCGCAACAACGAGAGGAGTCGATCTACTCCTTCATTTTGAAAATGGTACGTATCCTTTATATTCAAAAGCTTTGCTAAAAAGTCGATAGAAGAAAACTTGGTACAACCAGGATATAATTCTGTTTCAGCTTCCTTTACCAGGTCTtcaaaatcatcaacaacaccGCTACTATCTCCATTCGAGTTCTCTTGGTTAAGGTATGTATCTTCTTCCATACGCTCCCCCCTAATGTCTTCAATAATGTTTACCATACCGTCTTGTGGCGCAACATCGTTTACTTCTGCAATTGGAGTCGTGTCCCTGTGATAGGTCCACTTCGTGTATTCCTTCCAAAAACTGTTAATACGCAAATGGTATTTCATTTCTGCCATAGTTTTTAAGCCGGAATTTTTACATTTGGTACACGGACATCTAACTTCATCGTGGTTTTTTATCACTCTTTCACACATCTCGATAAATGACTCGAGTCCTTGCTTGTAGTGAGGTGAATGACGAGGGGAATCAATCCAACTTTTATCGATAGGCATTATGCAACTGAAAGAAAATCTAATTTAGGATTAACAAGACAAGGGTAGGCTGCTAAACCCACTTTTTGAACACTTTATCTCAtatgtgaa of Helianthus annuus cultivar XRQ/B chromosome 1, HanXRQr2.0-SUNRISE, whole genome shotgun sequence contains these proteins:
- the LOC110924501 gene encoding uncharacterized protein LOC110924501; this translates as MAEMKYHLRINSFWKEYTKWTYHRDTTPIAEVNDVAPQDGMVNIIEDIRGERMEEDTYLNQENSNGDSSGVVDDFEDLVKEAETELYPGCTKFSSIDFLAKLLNIKDTYHFQNEGVDRLLSLLRESMPEGNKIPPSYYVAKKTFKKIGLVYEMIDVCTNDCALFWKENESLQNCPVCNERRWVDKDTKGTKVARKVLRYFPLTPRLRRLYCSRHTAKDMIWHSTGRSEDGTMRHPVDGSAWQDFDKKYPNFAMEPRNVRLGLAADGFNPFINGSGSSTHSTWPVILTTYNLPPWLCMRESTFMLTLLIPGPKSPGKDMDVFLRPLVDELKQLWQTGVRTKDAATNTYFTMKAALLWTINDFPARSSLSGWSGQGYMACPTCNQDIPSIRVTGKCAYVGHRRFLEANHPWRTSLDFNGRPETRDPPRQFSPADIEAQLGRLINRLPGKHPDFGGGRITRSDFELNWSKRSIFFDLEYWSSLQLKHNLDVMHIEKNVCDSLLGTLLMNDKSKDTPNARSDLEKLNIRPTQWLKQSGGKFLSPHPNKRVTDNNANITGLKSYDCHILMQRLIPIGVRGLLTKDTSTPIVDLCMFFKQLCSRTLSVDDMKKAKDDIVTILCKLEMIYPPAFFDIMVHLLVHLPDEAIA